In one Arachis duranensis cultivar V14167 chromosome 9, aradu.V14167.gnm2.J7QH, whole genome shotgun sequence genomic region, the following are encoded:
- the LOC107466409 gene encoding protein PIN-LIKES 3 has protein sequence MQFWKLFITALMPVLKVLLITALGAFLALDRFNVLRDTARKHLNTLVYYVFTPALVCSILTKTITFKNLVMLWFMPLNILLTFIVGTALGWLFMKITKAPNHMYGLVLGCCAAGNLGNLPLIIMPTVCKGSNSPFGAVDLCYKKGMGYASLSMAIGNIYIWTFVYNIVRLYSSNKTLDNNSTLEKDSVKNSTEDLSETVDDHENQLQIETTFSHEKAKLPKLAKIVKTLVEKLNLKVLLAPATVGSIVGLVMGGITPFRKLFVGDDAPLRVLEDSTSMVGDAAIPAVTLLVGANLLKGTITQLFGAGETECSIIMLATYACAAVSLTLWSTFFMWLVL, from the exons ATGCAGTTCTGGAAGCTCTTCATTACTGCATTAATGCCAGTTCTTAAGGTGCTCCTGATTACTGCTTTAGGAGCATTTCTTGCTCTTGATCGATTTAATGTGCTAAGGGACACTGCCAGGAAGCACTTGAATACA TTGGTATATTATGTGTTCACTCCGGCTCTTGTTTGCAGCATCCTCACTAAGACAATAACATTTAAGAATCTCGTTATGCT GTGGTTCATGCCATTGAATATTCTTCTAACATTCATAGTTGGGACAGCATTGGGATGGTTATTTATGAAAATAACCAAAGCTCCGAATCACATGTATGGCCTTGTCTTGGGGTGCTGTGCTGCag GAAATCTAGGAAATTTGCCTCTTATCATAATGCCAACAGTTTGCAAAGGAAGCAACAGTCCTTTTGGAGCTGTGGATCTTTGCTACAAGAAAGGGATGGGATATGCTTCTCTATCCATGGCT ATAGGAAACATCTACATTTGGACTTTTGTGTACAACATCGTTCGTTTATATTCATCCAATAAGACTTTGGATAATAATTCCACATTAGAAAAAGATTCCGTGAAGAATTCCACAGAGGATTTATCAGAGACTGTTGATGATCATGAAAATCAACTTCAAATTGAAACAACATTTTCTCATGAAAAAGCAAAG TTACCAAAACTTGCAAAGATAGTTAAGACTTTGGTAGAAAAGCTGAATCTGAAGGTCCTACTAGCACCTGCAACAGTTGGATCG ATTGTTGGTCTAGTGATGGGTGGAATCACTCCATTTCGGAAGTTGTTTGTCGGTGATGATGCTCCACTACGTGTTCTTGAAGACTCTACATCCATGGTGGG GGATGCGGCCATTCCAGCAGTCACTTTGTTGGTCGGAGCAAATCTACTTAAGG GTACAATTACTCAATTATTTGGAGCTGGTGAAACAGAATGCTCAATAATCATGCTAGCAACTTATGCCTGTGCTGCAGTTTCTCTTACACTTTGGTCCACATTTTTTATGTGGCTTGTCCTATGA